Genomic segment of Catharus ustulatus isolate bCatUst1 chromosome 3, bCatUst1.pri.v2, whole genome shotgun sequence:
AAATTTTGGTCAGGCAATCTGTGGTTGAAGGCATGGTGGAGGCTATCTGGGCTTTGGCTCTGGGTGGGAGAAGGCTTTACATCTCCACATTCTGCATGCCCATGATCAGGCCAACAAGGACCAGGGCTGTCCTGAGCATCCTGCTCTCCTTAGCACTGTCATCCACTGCCAGCAACCCCTTCCAGAGCAAATTTGtgcctggtggcagcaggagatTACATCTGCACAGGTAAACAAAGTAGGGCTGCCAGGCAGGCTAAGTTTCATCACTGTTCATGTGGAACTTTCTGTGCATGAGTTTCtacccattgcctcttgtcctatttcTTGGCACTCACAAGAAAAGCGAAGACATCCTCTACCCCTGCTTGCTCCCCTTGAGTTTTGGCAAGGTTAAGAAGGGCAAGGTGCACAATCTGGACCTGGTTTGCCTGGTTTGAAGGTAGAAGAGTGCTTTGAAAGACTTTCTGAAGCATTGATGTTAAAACACCAGTTCTGAGGGGTGTGGAAACACTTACGAAAGCATCTCTGGAGATCTTTGGGACTGCTGCATGCCTGATGGAGGGAATCCCAATGACCTGCATTGCAAAGGCTGTGTTACACTCAATTATCATCACTAGTATTCAGATGCAGTTTGTCATTTGATATGTTAGCCGTGGTGCATTCCCCCAGCCTATTGTTAGGGACAGTAATCCATTCAGATGGGATAATTGCTCCGAGTGAGGACAGATTTCTGAAGTGGACCACATGGAGAAGCAAGGGGATTTGGGAACCCACAAAGCAGATAAAATGTGCACATTTGAATAGAATGTGAATTTAGAAGCTGCAGCTATTTCTACTGGAAATATTCAGAAGGACACTAGAACCCAGAACCTCTTGAAACAACTGCCTGGGAACAAAAGCATAAGAAAAAACAGCTGATCTGTCTATTTGTCTCACAAATACAGCAACAATTATTTTCCTATCACTGGTTTAGTTCTGTCTCTGTGAACACTGAAATAGTTTCCACCTAGGAAATATGACTGAGCCATGTGGCTTTCTTTCTTTGATGACTGAGTCTACTGGTCAGCCCTCATCTTTCCCTTCCTAAAACATCTTCCTGAGGCTTTCACGAATTTTAATTGTGTGGGAGTAGAAACAGACTAAAGAAGCCACAAATGTCTAGTAGTAGAGCCTGCTCTTCAGCTGTTCTGCCTCTGTACAGTCAGACTTAGACCATTTATCCTCATTGGCTTTCCAGTTCATGGCTCTCCAGCAGGTTTGCCTTGGGAATAACCCATGATATTCGCGTTTTGCTAAACCAGCTACGATACAACTTAACTCAGGAGCCTGATTTGTCACACAGAACCTGTGTCACTCAATCTGCAAAAATACATTCCGAAAAGATTCAGTTTTAATGTATTAATGTATTAATCTGGAAAAAGTATTCTGAAAAGATTCAATTTCAATGCCCTCACAGGAGATGAGGGAGAACTTTACAAAAAGGCATGAGCCCAAAATAGAGCACGTGATATATAGGATGGTCTCTCTATAGCATCTATGGCAGGTCTGTAGCTGAAGGTGGGCTGGGTCCTACACCAAattgttggaattttttctcATAATGAATGAAGAACAACTGAAAGGAACTTTGTTGCTCCAGCAGTCCACAAAATCACTATAATTAAATGGATGAAAAAGCAGAATCATAAAGAAAGGAGACTTGCAAGCACTCATTGAAAATGAGTAATTATAGTCCAATAATTGGGGCAATTAAAGAAGTTGTGAAATATTCAGAACAGAAGACCCAGAAGAATAATTCTTGTGTGCTGATCCCTACCTGAATGAAATTTCCATTTGTGGggtaaaaaaaaccataaagatAGGAAAAATTGTTAGAAATAGACTCTAGAAAAGCTGATGAATCATATTTTTGTAGTGAAAAGATCACTTTAAAACAATCAGTATAAAAAAATCATACTTAACTTTTCCAATctccataggaaaaaaaaagtctgtggtGTCAAATGTACcaacataatttcatttttaggtCCTTCTTCAGTATATGCTGGAAGTGGACCCTAAGGGCTGTGAATGCAAGGTCTAAACAACTCTTTCAGTGTAAAATAGGCTTTGGGCAAAAACTGGTGAAACAAACTCAGAGCCAAGAGCAGGGAGCCTTGTCTACTTTGCCCCTACAGCCCATGGGCACTTCCCTATGGTGTgggaggctctgctgtgccatctCCTTTGTTACGTGTGctcacagaaccacaggatgGTCAAGGCTGGAAGAGACGCCCAAGACCATCAGATCCAACCACTGTGTTAGCTGAGTGCCTTTGTAAGCAGCTCACAGAGGAGAGGGGCTGCACCCCACCTTGTTTTACTAACCCATGCCTTGTTTTCCCAAGTCTCTGACAGGTGCAATGCCGACGCAGGAGCCTTTGCCTTTGCTTCTTTCCAACCCGGATGCCCACATGCCACCTGCTAATTTCAGGGGACATTTAAGCAAAAGTTCCCAGGAGCCAAcgctgagcagctgctctgggcagcttcCGTACCCAcggagagctggggaggacgGGCCCTCCGGAGAGGCGCCAGCCTGGGGCCGGAGCCCGTCCCTCAGCAGGGCCCCCAGAGCCAAGGGGCCgtgcagtgtccctgctgtgcccagcacagcccctcctcGCCAGCAGTGCGCCCACCTTAGCGCCCAGCACATGCTGCCCGCGACAAAGAGCGGCCGTGACCCCTTCAGGTGTGACGCGGGCCCAGGAGATGGATCCTGTGGGGACAAACCCCCACTGACCTACGGGAGCAGCCACCCTCCTCTGCCGCCCTTCGCCGCGCCTCAGGGCGGGCCCTGCGCCGTGGCACAGCCTCGCCCACAGCCCTCGCTGCCTCCGAGGGGGAGCGAAggggacggggctggggggtgccaCCGACTCTGTCTCAACTACTGCAACAGCGACATGTTTTTTAACTTGTACCCCTTACGGTGACTGGGTTCAAACGTCCGTGCTCGCCCCTCCTCTGGCAATGCGTCCAAATCT
This window contains:
- the GCM1 gene encoding chorion-specific transcription factor GCMa, with the translated sequence MLKGADDSVMEQEDSASRHGEMMNWDINDIKLPQHVSQTDWFQEWPDSYVKHIYSSEDKNAQRHHSSWAMRNTNNHNSRILKKSCLGVVVCGNDCSTLDGRKIYLRPAICDKARQKQQRKCCPNCNGPLRLLSCRGHGGYPVTNFWRHEGQFIFFQSKGSHDHPRPETKQEAEARRSIQKAKTAFSSSSLRLKRLQEIESLTGAMPTQEPLPLLLSNPDAHMPPANFRGHLSKSSQEPTLSSCSGQLPYPRRAGEDGPSGEAPAWGRSPSLSRAPRAKGPCSVPAVPSTAPPRQQCAHLSAQHMLPATKSGRDPFRCDAGPGDGSCGDKPPLTYGSSHPPLPPFAAPQGGPCAVAQPRPQPSLPPRGSEGDGAGGCHRLCLNYCNSDMFFNLYPLR